From Longimicrobium sp.:
GCATAGATCCCGTCCGGTATCCCGCCCTGGCCGCGCGCGCACTGTGGATGCGCGCGACGGGACTGCTCCGCGGTGGCCATCCAACCCGCGCGCGTGCCCCCTTTCAGGCCTCCGCCCGGCTGTTCGAGAGCGCGGGAGAAAGGGAGTTCATGGGAGCGATGTGGGCGATGGAAGGCGAAGCCGCCTACCGCAATCGCGACACGCTCGCCGCCTACGGCTCCATGCACCGGGGGCTGGCGGCCCTGCGCGGCTACCGCTCGTCCGTGTGGCTGCACAACGCGCTGTTCACGCTGGCGAACTGCGCCGCCACAGACCAGCTGCACCGCGCCGCGTCCGTCATCCAGGACGAGGACTTCGCCGTGGCCATGCGGGACCGCCGCCGGCCGGCGGTCGTGGAGGCCCTCCTCGGACGGGCCCGCATCCGCTCGGTACAGCGACGGTCGCCGGAGGCGGCACGCGACCTGGAGCTCGCCGCGTCTTTCGTCGCGGAGCTCCCCGCCGGGGCGGCGCGCATGTGGCTCGCGGGAACGGTGCACTTCTCCCGCCCGCTGGTGACGCCCGGCACGGCCTCGATGGCGGAGATGGACTCCGCGGTGGCGTTCTTCAGGCAGGGGAGCAACACGGCATGGTTCCTCCCCGCCCTCTTTCAGCGAGCCGACGCGCGGCTCGCGCGGGGAGAGCTGGCGGGCGCCACGGACGATCTGCGCGCGGCCACGGCCCACATCCGCGGCCTCTCGCAGAGCCTGGACGCTCCGCTGCGTGCCGCGGCGATGGAGCAGGCGCGCAGCCGGTTCGACCAGCTGGCGATGCTGCAGCTGCGCGCGGGCGACACCATCGCCGCGCTGCAGGCGGTGGAGCGCGGGCGCGTCTCGTTCGCGCCGGGCTACGCGGCATCCGCGGTGGGGGACGGCCCTCCCGCGGCCCCGCGAGGGCATGTGGCGGTGGAGTACGCCCTGATCGGCGACACGCTGCTCACCTGGACGGTGCGCGGAAGCGACGTGCGCCTGCTGCGCCAGACGGTCCGGCGCAGCCACGTCCTCGCCACCATCGAGCGGAGCGTAGGCGCGCTGGAGTCGCCCGCGCGAGCGGCGCTCGCCCGGCCGGACCTTGCGCGTCTTTACCAGCTGCTGGTGCGGCCCGTGGAGGAACGACTCCAGCCGGCCGGGACGCCGCTCGTGATCGTGGTGGACGGCGAGATCGCGGGCGTCCCCTTCAGCGCACTCGTGGACGAAAGGCGCAACCGCTACCTGGTGCAGGACTATCCGACGCGCTTCGCGGGTACCCTGGCCGAAGCGGCGCGGCCCGCACCGCCCTCCAACCGATCGGCACCCGCGCTGCTCGTGGCCGACCCCGCCTTCGACGCAGCGCAGTACCCCACGTTCGACAGGCTTCACGGCGCCCGTGCGGAGGCGGACTCGCTCCGCGCGCTGTACCGGGCCAACGTGGTGCTGCAGGGCCCGGCCGCAACGCGCGACGCCCTGCGCGACCGCGCGCCGGGGGCAGGCGTCATCCACTACGCCGGCCACGCGGTGTTCGACGACGCGCGGCCTGAGCGGTCGGCGCTGGTGCTGGCGGGGGCGGACACTACCGGGCGCCTGACCGCGGAGGCCGTGAACGCGCTCCAGCTCCGCGGTGTGCGCCTGGTGGTGCTGGCGGCGTGCCGCACGGTTCGCGCGCGTGAGGGGCGCTCGGGCGGGCTGGCGGGATTCTCAGGCGCGCTGATGGCGGCGGGCGCGGGCGGCGTGGTGGGGAGCCTGTGGGACGCGAACGACCGGCTGACGCAGCCGCTGATGCTGGCCTTCCATCGCGCGTACCGCCGCTCGGGCGATCCGGCCGCGGCGCTGCGCGAGGCCCAGCTCGAGATGCTCCGCTCGCCCGATCCCGAGCGGCGCTCCCCCGCGGCCTGGGCGGGGTTCCGGTACATCGGCGGCTGAGGCACGAAAAAGCATCACACAGAGACGCAGAGGGGCAAGGAGAGAACGGAAGAGGGGGTTTCCGTGGCTCTCCGTTGCCTCCGTGTTCTCTGTGTGATGCTTTTCGGTGTTACTCGGTCGCGAGCTCGCGGGCCAGCGCGTCGAGCGCGGGGGCGAGTGCCTCCCAGCGCGGCGGATTGGCGGAGAGCTGAAGGCGCACCTGCTTCAGCGCCGCGTCGGCCGAGGGATCCGCCTGGGTGAGGCGGCCGGCCCGGTCGAGCATCCGCCGTGTAGAGCGGTCGCGGAAGAAGGCGGCGTCCTGGCGCGCGGCGGCGAGGCCGGCGGCCTCGGTCCAGGCGCCCAGCCGCAGCGCGTCCCGGTCCAGCCGCTTCTCGATCCGCTTCGTGGCCTCACCAATTAGCGGACGCAGGTGCTCGGGGCTCCCTCCAGCGCTGTCGGCGATCTCGAGGAGCGCACCGGCGCGTCCTCCCTGCGGATCGAAGCGGGCGCCGAGCTGGGCGGCGAGCACGCGCGTGGCGGCGGCGTCACGCGCCTGCACCGCCACCGAGAGGTCCACCAGCATCGCGCCGGCACGCGCGGAGGCCGCCCGTCGCGCGCCGGGCGTAAGTGCGCGGCCCGGGTCGTCTCCGCGCGCGGAGGTCCACGGGCGCCGCTCGGTCCACCCCGCGGGGAGGCCCTGACCGCCATGCTCCAGGCGCGCGGCCAGGCGCACCGGCTCGCCGGCGGCGCGGTTCTGCAGCGCGCGGCCGCTGAACAGCGCGATCCCCGCCAGCACCGCCGCCATCGCCAGCCACTGCAGGACGGGCGCGCGCCGGCGGACTTCGCGATTGGGCTCGGAGCGGCGCGCGTCCAGCGGAATCACCGCCGGCTCGTGAACGCCCTGGACCTCCGCGGATGCAGCCGCGGCGGCGTCCTCCTCTTCCAGCTGGCGCAGGATGGCCGCAGCGCCTACGGCGACCGCGCGGTCCTCGTCGCTCTCGGCGAGGTGGACCAGCATCTCTTCCCGGCGGCGCGCGTCCATACGTCCGTCCAGGAAGGCGGCTACCCGCTTGTTCTCGCTCTCGTGATCGCTCACCGGCAACCTCCTGCCAGGGGCTCTCGACGCCCGCGGTTTCGCGTGCTCATGATTCGTCATCGTCATTAAGGAGGCCACGCACATCGTCCTGGCGCAACCCGGCGCTCTCCAGGAGCTCGAGAAGACGGGCGAGCAGGCGCGGTGCGCGACGGTACAGCGGTTTCTGATCCAGGCGCAGGGTACGCGCCACGTCTGCCAGGGTGTTCCCATCGGCGTAGCGCAGCTTCACGATCATCCGCTCTTCCGGATCGAGCTGCCGCATGGCCGCGTCCAGAGCACCCACGATCTCCGCGCGCCGGCTGTCGACTTCGGCGTCCATCACCCGGTCGTCCGCCCGCGAGTCATCCTTCCCTTCCAGCCCGGTCGCCGGCTCCTGAACCTCGGGACGCAACGGCGCGCGTACTGGTAACTGGCCGAAAAGGCGCGCAAGCTCGGCATCGGAAAGCGTGGTGCGCCCCTCCGTGCGCAGCTTCTCCCCCGCCTGCAGCAGCGTGAACCCTTCCCGGTGCACGAGCCTCTCCAGCTCGTCCGCGGGCGGCCCTAGCCGCTGGGCAGCCACCGAACCGCGCCAGCGTCCCCCCAGCTCGCGCTGGAAGTTGACCAGAAGGCGCATGATCACGGTCGAAAGGTATGTCTTGAACTCGGAGCCTCCGTCGAAGCGGCGCACGATACCATAGTCGTCCTCGATCAGCGCCATTCTCACCCGGGCGGCGAAGTCTTCGGCATCGGCGCCGTGGATGCCCTTTTTGACGCAGGCGATCGCGGCGGCCCTGTCGATGAAGGGCAGATGCTCCAGGAAGAGCGCCTCGGCGGCCTCGCGGTCAAGCATCTGCGGCCTTTTCTGCGCTGGAGCGCGGGCCGCCGGCGAAGCGGCGGGTGGGAATCGCGGGGGGCGCGTCCGACGAATGGGTGGCACCCGGAAGACAGCCGGGGCCCGTGGCAGGCGGAACGGAACGACCACCCACAGACGGGGCCGCAACGACGATGGCGTTCACTCTACGAATCACCTTCTCGGGACTCTGCCTCTTCGTGCCCGAGCGCGCCGCAGGCGGAAGCGCCGGGCGCATGCACGTGCTGATGCCCGGCATGTCCGGCCACGGCCACCACGGCGAGGACCGGCACGTGGCGGCGCTGGCGTACGACACCGGGCACCTGGCGCCCGGCGGCACCCCCACCGGCCTCACCGCCATGGCCCCGCTCACCGGCCGGCAGCTGATTCCCGTGGCCGGCGAGACGGCCAACCTGGCGCTGTGCGGCCACATCCCGGACCTGGGCGAGATCACCGGGCAGCAGGTAGATCCCGACCACCTGGGCGCCGACACGTCGAACAAGCTGGCGGCGCGCGTCACGCTGGGCGCGGGGCAGATCACGCGGGTATCGCCCGGTGTGTGCTGGGAGTGGCGCCCGGGCGAGCTCCGCCCGATCGCGAACCGCGTGGAGTGGGAGATCGCCGACGTGGAGGGAGAGCAGCTCACGCTGGTGTCGGAGCTCATCGGCGGAGGGAGCGGGCAGAAGGCGCTGGGGACCTTGTTCCCCATGAACGGCCGGGTGAATCTGATCGTGTATCACGAGCCCCCGCAAGACCTGCCGCCCGAGCCGCTCCCCGTGGAGCACCAGCCGGTGCCCCCGCGCGGCTTCACGCCGCCGCACTTCGCCGCCTTCTACGGCCTCTTCAGCGGCCCGGTGCCCACCCTGCTCCCGAGGTACCGGGGACCGGCGAGCGAGGCGCCGCCGCTCGCCAACGCGTGCGCGACCATTCCCCCCGAGATGGGCGGGCTTCCGTTCACCTGCCTGGTCGCCGGCTCGGGCGGCGGCGACGGCGGCGGGGGCGACGATGGCGCGGGGGGCGGAGGCACCGGGGGCAGCGGGGGGGACTGATTCGCACGACAACATGGCGCCGCCGCACCCGCGGCGGCGCCCGTACCCACGCCGGAGACAGGCATGGCACGTGGCATAGCGATCCACATCGGAGTGAACCAGCCAGCCTCGAACCGCCAGTGCCGGCTGTCGCAGAGCGAAGACAACGCGTGGAAGATGGCGGAGCTCTCGCATCAGGCGGGGTATCGCGCCATCCACCTGCTGTGCGGCGAGGAAGCCACCCGCGAGGCCGTCCACGGCCTCCTCTCGGCGGCCGCCAATGCGCTGAAGCCCGACGACACCCTCTTCGTCTCCTTCTCCGGCCACGGCTCGCAGGTGGGCGACGCGAACCGCGATGAGCGGGACGGATTGGACGAGACGTGGTGCCTGTACGACGCCGACCTCGTCGACGACGAGCTCATGGACGTATGGAGGGCGGCGAAGGCCGGAAGGCGCGTACTGGTGGTGAGCGAGAGCTGCTTCGCGGGCGGGATGCGCTACGCCGACGGCGCGGTGGCCGAGCATTCCGCGCCATCACGCCCTCCTGTATACCGCTCCGGCGGCCCGGTGATGCGGGGGGTGAAGCAGTACGCGCAGGAGGTGCCGTCGTCGTGCATCTCGCGGGCGCCGCTCGACGCGGAAGGCATTGAGGCCAGCGTGCTGTTGATGGCCGGCGCCGGCGAAGGGCAGAGGGCGCGCGAGGGGCTCTACCTCCGCCACCTGCTGAAGCTCTGGAACGGTGGAGCGTTCCGCGGAAGCTTCTGCGAGCTGCACCGGCAGCTTTGCGAGACCGTGCGCCACGAGAACCC
This genomic window contains:
- a CDS encoding CHAT domain-containing protein — protein: MRAFAAAHPQEARLYGWDSVLGDWGRAYESSDAARAARLLELAERLGKALEARRGDASLDHAVRAIRATGGDPAATRALARAHRAYAAGQRLYQGAEHAAARDSFASIVNARPPSPVLALSAEVFRGAGEVYARRYGRADSVFTEILPRIDPVRYPALAARALWMRATGLLRGGHPTRARAPFQASARLFESAGEREFMGAMWAMEGEAAYRNRDTLAAYGSMHRGLAALRGYRSSVWLHNALFTLANCAATDQLHRAASVIQDEDFAVAMRDRRRPAVVEALLGRARIRSVQRRSPEAARDLELAASFVAELPAGAARMWLAGTVHFSRPLVTPGTASMAEMDSAVAFFRQGSNTAWFLPALFQRADARLARGELAGATDDLRAATAHIRGLSQSLDAPLRAAAMEQARSRFDQLAMLQLRAGDTIAALQAVERGRVSFAPGYAASAVGDGPPAAPRGHVAVEYALIGDTLLTWTVRGSDVRLLRQTVRRSHVLATIERSVGALESPARAALARPDLARLYQLLVRPVEERLQPAGTPLVIVVDGEIAGVPFSALVDERRNRYLVQDYPTRFAGTLAEAARPAPPSNRSAPALLVADPAFDAAQYPTFDRLHGARAEADSLRALYRANVVLQGPAATRDALRDRAPGAGVIHYAGHAVFDDARPERSALVLAGADTTGRLTAEAVNALQLRGVRLVVLAACRTVRAREGRSGGLAGFSGALMAAGAGGVVGSLWDANDRLTQPLMLAFHRAYRRSGDPAAALREAQLEMLRSPDPERRSPAAWAGFRYIGG
- a CDS encoding caspase family protein, whose translation is MARGIAIHIGVNQPASNRQCRLSQSEDNAWKMAELSHQAGYRAIHLLCGEEATREAVHGLLSAAANALKPDDTLFVSFSGHGSQVGDANRDERDGLDETWCLYDADLVDDELMDVWRAAKAGRRVLVVSESCFAGGMRYADGAVAEHSAPSRPPVYRSGGPVMRGVKQYAQEVPSSCISRAPLDAEGIEASVLLMAGAGEGQRAREGLYLRHLLKLWNGGAFRGSFCELHRQLCETVRHENPAQEPQIIMLGNADPDFPLQTAFHLDVPAMRTGGAPVMRGGTRG
- a CDS encoding sigma-70 family RNA polymerase sigma factor — its product is MLDREAAEALFLEHLPFIDRAAAIACVKKGIHGADAEDFAARVRMALIEDDYGIVRRFDGGSEFKTYLSTVIMRLLVNFQRELGGRWRGSVAAQRLGPPADELERLVHREGFTLLQAGEKLRTEGRTTLSDAELARLFGQLPVRAPLRPEVQEPATGLEGKDDSRADDRVMDAEVDSRRAEIVGALDAAMRQLDPEERMIVKLRYADGNTLADVARTLRLDQKPLYRRAPRLLARLLELLESAGLRQDDVRGLLNDDDES